Proteins encoded by one window of Rhinolophus ferrumequinum isolate MPI-CBG mRhiFer1 chromosome 13, mRhiFer1_v1.p, whole genome shotgun sequence:
- the LOC117033399 gene encoding LOW QUALITY PROTEIN: cyclin-dependent kinase 1-like (The sequence of the model RefSeq protein was modified relative to this genomic sequence to represent the inferred CDS: inserted 1 base in 1 codon), with product MENYTKIEKIGEGTYGVVCKGRHXGQVVAMKKIRLESEEEGVPSTAVREISLLKELRHPNIVSLQDVLMQDSRLYLIFEFLSIDLKKYLDSIPPGQFMDSSLVKSYLYQILQGIVFCHSRRVLHRDLKPQNLLIDDKGTIKLADFGLARAFGIPIRVYTHEVVTLWYRSPEVLLGSAHYSTPVDIWSIGTIFAELATKKPLFNGDSEIDQLFRIFRALGTPNNEVWPEVESLQDYKNTFPKWKPGSLASHVKNLDENGLDLLSKMLVYDPAKGISGKMALNHPYFNDLDNQIKKM from the exons ATGGAAAACTATaccaaaatagagaaaattgGAGAAGGTACCTATGGAGTTGTGTGTAAGGGTAGAC AAGGTCAAGTGGTAGCCATGAAGAAAATCAGACTAGAAAGTGAAGAGGAAGGGGTTCCTAGTACTGCAGTTCGGGAAATTTCTCTATTAAAAGAACTTCGTCATCCAAATATAGTCAGTCTTCAAGATGTGCTTATGCAGGATTCCAGGTTATATCTCATCTTTGAATTCCTTTCCATTGATCTAAAGAAATATTTGGATTCTATCCCTCCTGGTCAGTTCATGGATTCTTCACTTGTTAAGAGTTATTTGTACCAAATCCTACAAGGGATTGTGTTTTGTCACTCTAGAAGAGTTCTACACAGAGACTTAAAACCTCAAAACCTACTGATTGATGACAAAGGAACAATTAAACTGGCTGATTTTGGCCTTGCCAGAGCTTTTGGAATACCTATTAGAGTATATACACACGAGGTAGTAACACTTTGGTATAGATCTCCAGAAGTATTGCTGGGGTCAGCTCACTATTCGACTCCAGTTGACATTTGGAGTATAGGCACCATATTTGCGGAATTAGCAACGAAGAAACCACTTTTCAATGGGGATTCAGAAATCGATCAACTCTTCAGAATTTTCAGAGCTTTGGGTACCCCCAACAATGAAGTGTGGCCAGAAGTGGAATCTTTACAGGACTATAAGAATACATTTCCCAAGTGGAAACCTGGAAGCCTAGCATCCCATGTCAAAAACTTGGATGAAAATGGCTTGGATCTGCTCTCGAAAATGTTAGTTTATGATCCTGCCAAAGGAATTTCTGGCAAAATGGCACTGAATCATCCGTATTTTAATGATTTGGACAATCAGATTAAGAAGATGTAG